The Arthrobacter sp. PM3 genome contains the following window.
GCCGTGCGGCCCACCGGAACGCCCTGCGCGTTCAGCACGGTGGTCCGGCGGCCCGGGCCCAGGTTGGCCGAGAGCAGGATCTGGGCGTCCGTGATCATGGCGGCAAGATCCGGGACCGCGGAGACGGGCGCCGCCGGATGGACCCCGGAGAGGAAGCAGGCCTCGCAGCGGTAGATGTTCCCGATCCCCGCCAGCTTGGTCTGGTCCAGCAGGGCCACGCCGATCGGAATGTCCGGAGCCGCGAGCAGCCGGCGTTCGGCCTCGGCGGCGTCCCAGTCCGGGCCCAGCAGGTCCGGGCCGAGATGCCCCACAACCGCGTCTTCCTGGTCGGTGCGGACCACCTCGAGGATGCCCAGGGAGAACCCGACGGCGTCGGCCGTGGCGGTGCGCAGCACGCACCGGGCCGTGAAGCCGGGCTTCCGCCAGCGGCCTCCGGACGGGTAGACCTGCCAGCTGCCCTCCATCTTCAGNTGCGAGTGAATGGTCAGCCGGTCCCGCGGCGTCGGGCCCTGTACCCGCATGAGGAGGTGCTTGCCCCGGGGCACCACTTCCTCTACGGTCCAGCCGCCAAGTTTCAGGGTGGCGAAGCGGGGGACCCGGAAATCTGAGGAGACCAGCTCCTTTCCGGCCAGGGCCGCGTGCAGCTGCGCCGCGGCGCGGAAGACGGAGTCGCCCTCAGGCACGGATCCTCAGTCCCTTCGGGGTGGAATAGGCGCCGGCCTGGGCGAGGGCCGCCGCCACCGGGGTGTCCAGGATGCCGTGGCCGTTGACCTTCTCCATGATGAGTTTGTCCACGGCCCCGCGGGTCACCACGCCCACCAGGGCGGCACCGGCGGCGGCCAGGACCTCGGCGTCGTCGCTGAATGCGAGCAGGGTCTTGCCGCCGCGCTCCACGTACAGGGCCAGCGCGCCGTCCACCAGCACCACCAGCGCGCCTGCCTTGCGCCCGGGTCGGTGGCCGGTGCCGGCGTCGACGTTGAGCGCGGGCCACGGGAGTGCGGCCCCGTACGGGTTGGCGGGGTCGGTCGCGGCGAGGGCCAGCGCCACGGGTTCGCCCTTGTGGAGCTGGGCGTCCTCGACATAGGACCGCAGCCGGTCCACGGTGGCCGGCACGGCGAATTGCGCCGCGCCGAGGTGCTCGATGAAGTAGCCGCGGCGGCACCGGCCGGCTTCCTCAAGCCGGGCCAGCACCTTGTACATCAGGCCGAAGCCGCCGAGGATGTTTTCGGCCATGACCGAGCCGCGCGTGACGACGCCGTAGCGGTCCAGGAG
Protein-coding sequences here:
- a CDS encoding DNA-formamidopyrimidine glycosylase family protein; translated protein: MPEGDSVFRAAAQLHAALAGKELVSSDFRVPRFATLKLGGWTVEEVVPRGKHLLMRVQGPTPRDRLTIHSXLKMEGSWQVYPSGGRWRKPGFTARCVLRTATADAVGFSLGILEVVRTDQEDAVVGHLGPDLLGPDWDAAEAERRLLAAPDIPIGVALLDQTKLAGIGNIYRCEACFLSGVHPAAPVSAVPDLAAMITDAQILLSANLGPGRRTTVLNAQGVPVGRTAGRPGYWVYGREHQPCLKCGTPIRRGVLGKDRGPGTRPGTVPEERVIYLCPTCQPPAATPPAVRPPEIRPPATKPVQRRR